The Candidatus Parvarchaeota archaeon genome segment GCGTTGCGCAGCGGAAAGGGTCCACCACGGCCAGCTCATACCCTTCAAGAATTCTGTCAACAACGTCGCTTCCGCCAAGCTCGGCCGCGCTCCATTTGGCACTTGCCCGCGCTATGCGCTTTATTGCAAGGTTGCTAAGGATTTTCACCCGCGCCTTGCCTCCTGCCATCTGCTCGATTTCAGGCGAGGAAAGCTCCATGATTGTGTTAATAGTGTTTGCGCCCATGGCATCGCGCACATCTATGTAAAATTTCAAAAGAAGTATCTTGCCTGCCTGCGAGTCAAGAAGCTCCATGTCAAGGCCCCTCACCCCGCCTCCGTACTGCTCAATGCTTCCTGCGTATTTTTTTGCAATTCCAATGACTTGCTCCTTGCCTTTTTGCAGTTTTTCAAAAGCACTCTGCGCGTCTTCAAGGCGGAACAGGGCCATCTGCCCAATCATTATCGGGGCAGTGCTTGAGGCAATAAACCCGCCGGTGCTTTTGCATAGCTTTGCGGCGTTTGAGGCTGCCGCAACCACGGAGGGCTCTTCAATCACCATTGGCACAAGGACTTCAGTGCCGTTTATCACAAAATTGGTTGCAACCCCGTATGGGAGCGGGTATGACCCTATGACGTTTTCAATCATGCGGTCGGCAACGCCAAGTGGCAGGGAGCAAGGCGTCTCAAGAAGCTTCCCCTCC includes the following:
- a CDS encoding hydroxymethylglutaryl-CoA reductase, degradative — translated: MEFSGFYKLSVDERRKLAAEFAQLSQEEGKLLETPCSLPLGVADRMIENVIGSYPLPYGVATNFVINGTEVLVPMVIEEPSVVAAASNAAKLCKSTGGFIASSTAPIMIGQMALFRLEDAQSAFEKLQKGKEQVIGIAKKYAGSIEQYGGGVRGLDMELLDSQAGKILLLKFYIDVRDAMGANTINTIMELSSPEIEQMAGGKARVKILSNLAIKRIARASAKWSAAELGGSDVVDRILEGYELAVVDPFRCATHNKGIMNGIDALAIATGQDWRAIEAGCHAYAAWGGKYRPLTRYYKDKNGDLIGEIEIPAQVGIVGGAIKTHPVAAIGLKLLKAQNAAQLGEALAAVGLAQNFAALRAITTEGIQKGHMRLHAKNIAVNAGAQGEQIETVAKALVDCGTINVSKAKEILEGMNK